A window of Limosilactobacillus reuteri genomic DNA:
TAACAATAATTGTTTTGTCATTTAATTCCCGCCCTTCTATCGCTAATAGTAATTGTACCAGAGAATATAGCAATGGTTTAGTTTCTTGACCAAAGATTTAAGTTATAATTAAAATGAAAAACATTAGATGCGAGATGAAATTCATGGATAAACTCATTAACTATCAAAAGCCAGCAGAAGCACGTCTCTTTGCCCTCCTTCTTACTTTCAGCGGTGGCTTCATCGATGCTTTTACATATATCAAATGCGGACGCACGATGGCAGCAGCCCAAACTGGCAATATCATTTTCCTTAGTGCCGCGCTAGCAAACCATAATTTTCTCGGTGTTGTTGACCGCCTGGGCTCATTGATCGCATTTATTCTTGGATTAGCAATGGTCAGTATCCTGCACGCTCATTTAAGAACTGATTATTGGCGAGTAGTTTGTCTGTTGCCGATTTTATTAGTAGGAGCCATTATCGGTTTTCTCCCGGATAGCTTTCCTGACTATCTGATGGTACCAGCCGTGTCATTTGGTCTTGCAATGCAAAGTGCCGCTTTCAGCAAAATCGAAGGGCTCGGTTATAACAGCGTCTTTACAAGTGGCAGTGTCAAAAAAGCTACTGTTGCCTGGAGCGAATATTATTTTCATCACGATCATTCGCAACGATCAGCTGCCTTTAGTTATCTGATGATCGTGATCTGTTTTACGCTCGGCGCGATCATTTCTGCGCAGTTGCTTCCCTTTTTCCGAATGAAAACTATCTGGATTGCAACGTTTTTGATTCTAATAACCGATAGTTCTTATTATTTAACTAAAAGGAAAAACGTTAATAAGTAGTTTTTAAATATAGCAAAGAGGCCGAGAAAAACGGCTCTACGTCAAGTAGTGTTGATACGCAGATATGAATCATCGCCAATTAAATTGGTCTAGTTAGAACTGTCATTCGTGACGGTTCTTTTTAGTTAGTTTGAATTTGGTGGCCAATAATTAAATAAATCCGAGTTTTAAATGCCGTAAAGTAACGATAACCACAGGCAACTCGTTTGATAGTCTTAATTCGATTATTAATCCCTTCGGTTCGACCATTTGAGAACTTAGTCTCAAAGCCACACTTAATCCCCTCTTTATAACGCGCTAAAACCTGGCAACGGTGGATTGTATAATGGCTAACACTGTCTGGCCGAAGTTTAAGTAATTGAAAGAAAGTCGTAAAATCACGTTGATTATAAGCATGCTTCAAGGATTGGATAAAATTATAGGTGGCTCTTAACTCTTGGTCATACCCTAACATTAAGTCTAAGATTATCATGGAATTAACAACGCGATTAAAATAACGTCCTTCGTAATACAATTTTGTACTTAAATTTTCTCGATCTTGAAGAAATAGCCGCCAATAATGTTTAAGACGACGAGCTTGTTTCTGCTCCACTGAATCACCTTTTCGCAAACGGTTAAAAACATGAATTCGCACATGATTCATCGTGTCATTAAGGTGTTTGGCAATATGAAAGCGATCATAAATAATTTGAGCACAGGGAAAAACCGTTTTAACTAGTTGGTCATAAGCAGCGTTCATATCCATCACCAGATATTTCACTCGGCAACGAGCACGACGTGTAAACTGTTGATAATGTTTAAATAAGCTACGTAATCGGCGATCTTCAAGGAGCTCAAATAAGCAACCTCGATCACCATCAACGGCGATAAAACTCATCTTGCCTTTAGCGCTCCGCATTGATTTAAATTCATCAATACATAATGTTTCCGGTAGATAATTTAAATTTGGTTTATATTGATCGGCGAGGTCCAAAAGGACCCGCTGGACTGAAGCTTCACTGATGAATAAGTCATGGGCAATATCTTTAATTGTTTGAATCCGCGTTAATCGAAGAATGATTTCATGCTTTAAATCTCGACTAATTGTCCGTTGATGCTCAAAAAGATAACTAGTTGCGTTAAATGTTGTATGACAATCAGGACATTGAAAACGTTGAATCTTAACAAGCAACATTAATGGTTGAGCTCTAAATTGTCCATATTTGTGTTTAGCTTGATAAAAGCCATATTTTAAGATTTGACCACGATTAATGACTCCACAATTTGGACAAGCCCGTGGTGTATAAGAAAGGGTACAGGATATTTGTGCCACCCGAACTTTTTTAATTGTTTTATATTTAAGCCAATGATGAGGAAAATTTAAATGAGGGTCTGTTAAATTGAGAAGAGTTCTTGTATCATTATCCATGGAGGTTACCTTCTTTACTATGTGATTTGGCGATTTCATTGTATCAGAGGGCGAGCCTCTTTTTTAGTTTAAAAACAAAAATCTGATATTGGTATAGAAAGTGATATTTCTATATCAATACCAGATATTGTAGAGCCAGAAAAACTTTTGTTTTTCAACAGCCTCTTACTATTTTGCAATATAATAACAAGATAACGTGCAAAACAATCACAAGGCTCGAGTCTAAGTACGAACGATAATCAGCCCGTGCCGTGCTAATCATCGTCCTAGCTTAGCCCACCGCCTTGTCGAGAAGATTGTTTCACACTCACTTTCAATTAATTTCGGTCACTCATTCCAAAAATTTGAAGAAGTGAGATGAAGAGGTTTACGAAGTCTAAGTACATTTGAAGGGCACCTAGAACAGCTAAACCATTCGTTGATACTTCACCACCATAGTTAATGTAGATTTGCTTCATCTTTTGTGCATCCCAAGCTGTCAAAACAGTAAAGATAATAACAGCGATAAAGGAGAAAATGTAAGCAATGGCAGGACTTTGTAAGAACATGTTGATCAGGTAAGCAATCATTAAAGCAATCAAGGCAGCCATTGCGTGAGCACCAAACTTACTTAAGTCACGCTTAGCAATGGTCCCGTACAAAGCCATCGTGACAAAAACAGCCGCAGATGATACGAAGGCTGAAGCAATGCTTGCTCCCGAATAAACACCAGCAATAATTGCAAACTCAACACCATAAATTATCGCCGTCAGCATCAGCATAATAAATGCCCCAACTGGGTTCCGCGTAGCACTAAAGCTTACCCCCATTGACAAAGCAATCGGTAGCAATAAGATAATCCAAACCATTCCAGGGTGAGCACCAAAGAAACCGAAAACAGCACTCCGGAATACCCCCATGGTCAAGTAAGCACTGAACGCAGAAACAAGAACTGCCAACGTCATGTTTCCATACATTCGGGTCAAGAAACTATTCAAACCAGCTGCGTCAGTGACAACCCGACGCCCTGGCTCTTGAGAAAAGTTATTCATCAAGACTCCCTCTTTCTATTTAATTTGACTTTATTTGACTAATTATAAAAATGGTAGCAGAGGCCACCATTTCATTCAAGTAAATCTTTAATTATTTTAACAATTTTTTGTACTTTTCTTCGTATTTTTCAACGTCACCGGCACCCATAAAAACAACTACTGCATTATGGTATTGCAAAAGTTTGTCCATGGTATCCATGTCGATACCTTCACTACCTTCAATCCGTTGCTCCAAATCGGCACTAGAAACATTTCCAGCATTTTCACGAATTGAACCAAAGATTGGGGTAACAAAAGTCTTATCTGCCCGGCTAAGTGATTCCGCAAAGCCATCGATATAAGCGGCCAATCGTGAGTATGTGTGCGGTTGGAAAACAGCGATAACTTCACGATCTGGGTACTTCTGCCGTGCCGCATCAATTGTTGCTTTAATTTCGCTTGGGTGGTGAGCATAGTCATCAATAATGGTCGTATCCGCAACATCAGTCTCGCTGAAACGACGCTTTACCCCACTAAAGTTGGCTAGTTCTTGTTGAATCTCATCCATATTCATGTGTTCCATGTAAGCAACTGCTAGCACTGCTAAGCTATTAAGGACACTGTGTTCACCGTATAAGTGAATAGTGAATGTGCCAAGCTTTTGGTCGCGGAAGTATGCATCATACGTTGAGCCTTCTGGTGTCCGTTGAATATTTTCTGCCCGGAAATCATCATCTGGGTTAGTTCCATAGTAGTAAACCGGAACACCAACGTTTAAGTCACGAAGACTAGGATCATCGCCCCAAGCAAAAATTGCCCGTTGAACTTGCTTACCGTACGTTTCAAATGAATCGCGGACATCTGCCAAATCGTTGAAGTAATCAGGGTGATCAAAGTCAACGTTCGTCATAATTGCATAGTCTGGGTGATAAGCAAGGAAGTGATCACGGTATTCATCAGCTTCAAAAACAAAGAAGCGTGCGTCCGTATTTCCCTTCCCTACCCCATCACCGATCAAGTAGCTGGTTGGTTCTACCGCTGCTAATACGTGTGATAACAATGCAGTCGTACTGGTCTTCCCGTGTGCTCCGGCAATCCCAATACTAGTATAGTTCTTAACCTCATTTTCAACAGCCTCAGGGTAACTTAAAATTTTAAGGCCTAATTCATGTGCTCGTTTAATCTCTGGGTGATCATCATCAAAAGCGTTTCCTTGGATAACAATCATCCCCGGTTTCAAATTGGCTGGATCAAATGGCAAAATTTTAATTCCCGCCGCTAACAATGGCGCTTGTGTAAATGTTTCCTTTTCAATATCTGAACCTAGTACTTGGTGTCCTTTGTCATGAAGGATACGTGCTAAAGAGGCCATCCCGGTCCCTTTAATACCAACAAAGTAATATGTATTTTGTTCCATCAATCCAATTCCTTTCAACAATTCAATTTAAAATAAGTGCGAGGGATAGATCAGCAACTATGATCCATCCCTCACTAAATAATAAAGCATTATAAAATTTTGGCAATAGTAATCAGCTGTTTTTTATTACGCCGTTTGTAAAATTAAGTTAGAAAATAAGTTAGAAAAATAGAAAAGCCATTTGTGGTAGACTTTTGAATACCCCTAAACAAAAGAAAGGAAACCACAAATGACTTACACCCATCTTACCACAAACGAGCTGACAATCATCGCCCATTCTTTCGTGCAAAAGCTTAAAGCGTACCGAGTGGCCCGAATGATCAACCGTTGCGCCGAAACCGTTTATCGCGTTTATCGTTACCTGGAAACCGGTGCCTCAATTGCTGATTATCAAGATCACTATATGCGCAATAAGCAACGTTGTGGCCGAAAACGTACTCAGTTGTCACTGGCTGAACTCACTTATATCAACGACAAAATTGCCCAGGGGTGGACGCCTGATACCATTATTGGGCGCGCTGAGCGCCCAATTAGTTGTAACCGGCGAACTCTTTACCGGATGTTTGAACGTGGCCAGTTCGGCTTCGATGTCCGTTCCTTGCCGATGCGAGGTAAGCGGCACCCGAATGGCTATGTCGAGCGCCGCGGGAAGGCTGGCCAATTGGGGCGAAGTATTCACGAGCGTGCCAAGGACTTTCCGCACTATGCCACTGAATTTGGGCACCTTGAAGCTGATACCGTCCAAGGCAAAAAGCACCAAGGGGCGGTAATGACCCTGACCGAACGCCAATCGAAGGTCGAAATTGTACTCAATGTGCACGAAAAGACGGCTGATGCGATTAACCAACACTTAAGTCAGTGGCTTCGGAAATTCCCGCGGTACTTCTTCAAATCGATTACCTTTGACAACGGAAAAGAATTCGCCGGCTGGCGCGAGATTGCCAATCAATTTGACCTTCACACTTACTTTGCCGAGGTTGGTGCTCCCAATCAACGAGGGCTGAACGAAAACAACAACGGTCTTTTACGCCGGGATGGCTTAACGAAACAGCTAGATTTCCGCAATCTTCCTGATGAATTGGTAACCCAACTGATGAGTAAGCGAAATAACCTGCCCCGTAAATCACTAGGCTATCGAACTCCATATGAAGTATTCATGTCTTACGTCACTGATGAGCAACTATTTTCTTTCTAACTTAAATTGACATTTCGGGTTAGTTTTCTGGGTAAGAAATTTTTCTTCTTTTATTATAAAACTAGTATTTTACAAATTTATCTCCATAGATATTTGTTACAAAATAATGTACAATATTAAGTACAAAAAGAAGCAAGGATGTGATTATATGCCAATTGCTACTACTCAAAGTGACTTCAGAAAACATATCAAGGATTACCTTGATCGAGTTAATGAAGACGAGCAAACTGTCTTAGTTGCCCGTTCAAACCAACGAACAGCTGCAATCATCTCCCAAAACCAATTGAATGCATTGCTTGATGCTGTAAATGCTAAGGAAGATTCATTAGACTATGCTATTGCAAGAGATAAATTAATTGACATGCATATTATTCCAGATGATCCTATTATTGACTCCAATGACAATTACTGGAATCAATTCAAGAATAGTGAGGAAAAGTAGGTCATGTCTTATTACTCTTTTCGGCCACGTAAAACATTTAATGCTGACTTAGCATGCCTTGGTAAATTAGACTCATCAATTATTGATGACATCCATGAGGCCATTGATATTTTACTCAATGGCGATACTCTCCCCAAAGAATATAGGGATCACCACTTACAAAGAAAATATGCTGGTTACAGAGAATTTCATGTCAGGGATACTCCCAAAGGCGCAAAACCTACGAAAACCAATGATGTTCTAGTAATCTATAAGATTGACCACCAAGATCTTGTATTAGCTGCTGTACGAGCAGGTTCTCACAATAATCTTTTTAATAAGTCATATTGAAAAAACAAATAAGTTTTCGCAAGTCAAAGATAAACATCACAATCGCAGTACAATAATGAGGCTGGGAGAAAACAAAAGTTTCCTCTCAGCCTCAACTACTTTTATGAACAATAGAAAGATAACGTGGAAAATAACCACAAGGCTCGAGTCTAAGTACGAACGATAATCAGCCGTGCCGTGCTAATCATCGTCCTAGCTTAGCCAACCGCTTTGTCGAGGAGGTTATTTCCCACTCTCATTATTGCTTGCAGGGGCTTGCGTCGCTCCCATCAAAAGCACTTATCGCTTTTTTGTTAGTTTTCTAGATAGAACGTATCAGCCTTGGCAAAATCAACTGGTTCACCGACTTCTTGCCAATCATTAGGGATAATGAACAAACCCTTTTCATCAGGAGCGTTCTTAATCCGTAGTTCACGGAAACCACAAAGCATGCCGTCACTATCGACACCCATCAACTGACCAGGCCAAATGATCTTACCATCTGGCATCATCGCACCAGGACGAGCAACTACGACTTTAATACCTTCTGCAACATTAGGAGATCCACACACGATCTGGACAGTCTTATCAGCAGCAATCCGTGTTTGCGTCACCTTTAAGTGGTCAGACTTAGGATGGTCAGTGATCTTTTCAACATAGCCAACCACAAACTTAGGATCTTCGTCAGCTGTTAAGAGCTTATCGAAGCCCGCTTCTTGTAACTTTGCATTTAATTTTTCAACTTGAGCGGCATCTAAAAATACTTGCCCGTTTTCACTTGTTAATTCTGGTAAGATCTTGCTGGCGTTCATAAAGTTATAGCCAAGTAATGCACCATCTTTTGCAGCGGTGATCTGAGCTACATCATCAGCAATCTTAGTAATTTGGTCATCCGCATCTGGAGCGGTAATAACGACTAAAATGTCGCCTAATTCATTGGGATTGTAACTTGAAATTAACATCAAATATTCCTCTCTCTAATATAATCTACTATTTTACATTATTACATAAAAAGAAGACTATGAAAATCTAATTTAAAACTAAAGAAGGCCGAATAATTCAGTCCCTTTATTTTCACAGCCTTCTTATTTTACTTCAAATTGTTTAAAAAATCTTCAACTTGTTGCTTAGTTTTACGATCTTTATTGACAAATCGACCAATTTCTTTACCATTATTAAATACAATGAAACTTGGAATTCCAAATACATTTAATTCAGCAGCGAGGTCGATGTTTTCATCGCGGTCAACTTCATAGAAAGTATAATCACTGAAGTCTTGTCCGATCTCAGGCATTGCCGGCTTAATAAAGCGGCAATCTGGGCACCAGCCAGCCGTAAAGAAAAGGACGACCTTGCCATTGCCGATAGTTTCAATTAATTGATCTTCTTTTAATTGTGGTAGTCTTTCCATAATCCTCATCCCTATATCATTTTAGCAATATTATACCATGCTTCTTATCTATTGTAAGCAATCTGCTTGCAAGGATTGGATATTTGGATTTTAATAATTAAAAATGATAGAATAAATGAGAAGTTAAGAACGGATTAAATTTAAATAGCGAAGGAAGCAATCATATGAATGCAAACAATAACTCCCTCAACCCCTGGCTGATTCCAGTCACATTAGGTGCATCTGGAATCGCTGGTTTTATCGCTGGCAAACTTTTTGGTAACCGCCAAATGTCTGCTGAGCGGATCTTAAAATTAGTCAAAAACGATTTTGCAAGTGAAGGTTCTTTAACCGGTAGCTGGATCAATGATAAAGCAATACCTTTTCAACGATTTGCGGTTAAAACCCATGCTTATAAAGGCGGCGTTTCTCGTCTAGAAGATGGCGAAGAAGTAGATTACGAGTTTATTGCTGATGCATATACTGGTAGTCTATTAGAATTAAAACGGATTGAGAATAACTAAAGCAAAGGCTGGGGATAAATTTCCCGGATTTTTGGCTCTTCGTCAAGAAGTACTGATGAGAAAATAAAATAATTTTACTAAGCAGCTTGTGCCTGGACTTTGGCATGAGCTGTTTGTTTATTTTGCCAAGTTATTGCGATATAGGTATTTGGTAATGCAAGAAGAATTCTAATCCGGAAATTAAAGAAATTACGAAAGCCATAAGCAGTTCGTTTAATAACTTTAATTTTATTATTAGTTCCTTCAACAGGACCGTTTGTATAGGTGTCATATTTGAAACTATTATAGATTTCTTGTTTATGACTACGAAGGGTACGCTGAACTTTCTGTAGTGCTTGTGGAAGCTGTGTCCATTTAATTACGAGTAAGTTTTTTTAATTCTTTCTTACTACGATGAGCAATCGCCATAATTAAGTCTTGATAGTATTCATAAGCTTTTTTTAATTCATTATCAAAACTTAGGAGACGGTGAATAACTTCAACATCGGTTAATTGAGCGTAACTAAAGTTACGTCTTAGCCAATAATTATTATATTTAAGCTCATTAGCAGGTGTTAAGAGTAATTTCCAAAAATGCTTAAGTGCACGCCACTCATGAGTGGCAGCACCAGCGCGATTCATTACTTGAATCCTGATTTTATTTAATGCACGATACGCTTGAGCAACGATGTGAAAATGATCAGCGATAATTATAGCGTGAGGGAAGAGTTCATGAATTAAGTGACGATATGGAGTGTATAAGTCAACTGTTACTGTTTGAACTGCTAGGCGTGCTGAACGGTCATATCGAAGAAAGTAGTTCCGCAAATAACTATTTTTTCGTGACAGGATAATGTCAAGTGTCCGTTTATTTTCAATGTTCATTAGAATCATACTCATTCCACTGGGCGCAAAGCGACCAGATTTAAAATCATCAAAAGCAATATGACGAGGCAACCAATGATAGTTAGGCTTGAAAAATTGATCAAGGTTTGTAATGACTCGTCTAATTGTCCAGTCAGAGACATTTAGTTCTTTGGCTAAATCACTTTGTGATTCATTTTTCGTCAGAAGCATCATGGCTCGTTGTTTTATCGCTAAAGAAATATGATCATGATAATTAATATCTCTAACAGCCGCTAATTTAGTAATTACTTCAGGACAAGAAGAGGAAGCTTTACAGATATATTTTTGCTTTTTAATCGACCAGATTGTTGGTTTAAAGTGAAGCTCTGGTCCCAAGCAACTAACTATTTTATAGCCATTCTTACACATTAGCTGTCCACATCGTGAGCAATGCATAGGATAAGTTTGGATGAGATGGACAATGATTTGATTAGGTTGATCTTCAATTGGATTATCAAAGTTCTTTTCATCTAGTTTGAGATAGGGATCTTTAACTCCTAAGATAGTTCTGATAGAATTGTTCATGAAAGATGGTCCTTTCTTAACGAAGACGGGGTCCAACCATCTTTCGCTTTTTTATTTTAAATTTTAAACAAATAAAGCACTGATGTTAAATCCATCAGTACTTAAAATTGTAGAGCCGGATTTTTTAATTAAAGGAGGATATCATGAATCTTAATGACGCAATTCAAGAATGTTGGAGCAAAATTGATGAAGGTCAGGTAGCAACCTACATTCCCGCTTTAGCAAAAGTTGACCCTTATCAACTTGGCGTTTACCTTTTTGACGTCACAAATGATAAAAAAGCAGAAGCAGGCGCATCGCAAGTTCGATTTGCCATCGAAAGCGTCTCGAAAGTAATCACCCTCCTCTACGCAATTGAACGTTTAGGCTTGTCAGCAGTTGAAGAACAAGTCGGAACACGCCAAACTGGCTTCCCCTTCGATACAATCCTTAACATGGAAATTACCAAAGAGACCCATCCCCTCAACGCTTTTATTAACAGTGGCGCCATCCTCATTAGTTCATTAATCGAAGAACAAGATGGGCTTTCTCCCTTTGACCAAATCCTTGAATTTAGTCGTAAAATCTGCAATGATCCCGATATCACCCTCAACGAAGAATTTTATCAATCGGAGTTGCGAACCGGGGATATGAATCGGTCGTTAGCCTACTATCTCAAGGCCAAAGAAGTCCTCACTAATGACGTAACCCTTAGCCTTGACACCTATCTTAAACAGTGTTCAATGATGGTCACTTGTCAAAGCCTAGCTAATCTCGGCGCCGTCCTCGCTAATGACGGGATCGCTCCTTGGAATAATGAATGAATTATTTCAAGCGAGGCCGCAACATATACAAAATCAGTCATGATGACGACGGGCCTCTACAATGAATCGGGAACTTATTCCGTTAGAATCGGTGTACCGACTAAAAGCGGTGTCGGTGGCGGTTTAGTTTCTGCTGCCCCCAATCATTACGGGATCAGAATTTTCAGTCCGGCACTCGACCATGCTGGTAATAGTGTTGCCGAGCTAGCACTCCTTGAACTCATCAGTAAAAAATTAAAGCTTGATATTTTTAGGTACTAGTTGCAAATATTCGCCTCCTTATCGGGATCTACTTAATTATATTCAACGTTCAATCCATTTTCGTTA
This region includes:
- a CDS encoding YoaK family protein yields the protein MDKLINYQKPAEARLFALLLTFSGGFIDAFTYIKCGRTMAAAQTGNIIFLSAALANHNFLGVVDRLGSLIAFILGLAMVSILHAHLRTDYWRVVCLLPILLVGAIIGFLPDSFPDYLMVPAVSFGLAMQSAAFSKIEGLGYNSVFTSGSVKKATVAWSEYYFHHDHSQRSAAFSYLMIVICFTLGAIISAQLLPFFRMKTIWIATFLILITDSSYYLTKRKNVNK
- a CDS encoding ISL3 family transposase, encoding MDNDTRTLLNLTDPHLNFPHHWLKYKTIKKVRVAQISCTLSYTPRACPNCGVINRGQILKYGFYQAKHKYGQFRAQPLMLLVKIQRFQCPDCHTTFNATSYLFEHQRTISRDLKHEIILRLTRIQTIKDIAHDLFISEASVQRVLLDLADQYKPNLNYLPETLCIDEFKSMRSAKGKMSFIAVDGDRGCLFELLEDRRLRSLFKHYQQFTRRARCRVKYLVMDMNAAYDQLVKTVFPCAQIIYDRFHIAKHLNDTMNHVRIHVFNRLRKGDSVEQKQARRLKHYWRLFLQDRENLSTKLYYEGRYFNRVVNSMIILDLMLGYDQELRATYNFIQSLKHAYNQRDFTTFFQLLKLRPDSVSHYTIHRCQVLARYKEGIKCGFETKFSNGRTEGINNRIKTIKRVACGYRYFTAFKTRIYLIIGHQIQTN
- a CDS encoding Bax inhibitor-1/YccA family protein, producing the protein MNNFSQEPGRRVVTDAAGLNSFLTRMYGNMTLAVLVSAFSAYLTMGVFRSAVFGFFGAHPGMVWIILLLPIALSMGVSFSATRNPVGAFIMLMLTAIIYGVEFAIIAGVYSGASIASAFVSSAAVFVTMALYGTIAKRDLSKFGAHAMAALIALMIAYLINMFLQSPAIAYIFSFIAVIIFTVLTAWDAQKMKQIYINYGGEVSTNGLAVLGALQMYLDFVNLFISLLQIFGMSDRN
- the murC gene encoding UDP-N-acetylmuramate--L-alanine ligase — translated: MEQNTYYFVGIKGTGMASLARILHDKGHQVLGSDIEKETFTQAPLLAAGIKILPFDPANLKPGMIVIQGNAFDDDHPEIKRAHELGLKILSYPEAVENEVKNYTSIGIAGAHGKTSTTALLSHVLAAVEPTSYLIGDGVGKGNTDARFFVFEADEYRDHFLAYHPDYAIMTNVDFDHPDYFNDLADVRDSFETYGKQVQRAIFAWGDDPSLRDLNVGVPVYYYGTNPDDDFRAENIQRTPEGSTYDAYFRDQKLGTFTIHLYGEHSVLNSLAVLAVAYMEHMNMDEIQQELANFSGVKRRFSETDVADTTIIDDYAHHPSEIKATIDAARQKYPDREVIAVFQPHTYSRLAAYIDGFAESLSRADKTFVTPIFGSIRENAGNVSSADLEQRIEGSEGIDMDTMDKLLQYHNAVVVFMGAGDVEKYEEKYKKLLK
- a CDS encoding IS30 family transposase — protein: MTYTHLTTNELTIIAHSFVQKLKAYRVARMINRCAETVYRVYRYLETGASIADYQDHYMRNKQRCGRKRTQLSLAELTYINDKIAQGWTPDTIIGRAERPISCNRRTLYRMFERGQFGFDVRSLPMRGKRHPNGYVERRGKAGQLGRSIHERAKDFPHYATEFGHLEADTVQGKKHQGAVMTLTERQSKVEIVLNVHEKTADAINQHLSQWLRKFPRYFFKSITFDNGKEFAGWREIANQFDLHTYFAEVGAPNQRGLNENNNGLLRRDGLTKQLDFRNLPDELVTQLMSKRNNLPRKSLGYRTPYEVFMSYVTDEQLFSF
- a CDS encoding type II toxin-antitoxin system prevent-host-death family antitoxin, which produces MPIATTQSDFRKHIKDYLDRVNEDEQTVLVARSNQRTAAIISQNQLNALLDAVNAKEDSLDYAIARDKLIDMHIIPDDPIIDSNDNYWNQFKNSEEK
- a CDS encoding type II toxin-antitoxin system YafQ family toxin, which encodes MSYYSFRPRKTFNADLACLGKLDSSIIDDIHEAIDILLNGDTLPKEYRDHHLQRKYAGYREFHVRDTPKGAKPTKTNDVLVIYKIDHQDLVLAAVRAGSHNNLFNKSY
- a CDS encoding DUF4479 and tRNA-binding domain-containing protein, producing MLISSYNPNELGDILVVITAPDADDQITKIADDVAQITAAKDGALLGYNFMNASKILPELTSENGQVFLDAAQVEKLNAKLQEAGFDKLLTADEDPKFVVGYVEKITDHPKSDHLKVTQTRIAADKTVQIVCGSPNVAEGIKVVVARPGAMMPDGKIIWPGQLMGVDSDGMLCGFRELRIKNAPDEKGLFIIPNDWQEVGEPVDFAKADTFYLEN
- a CDS encoding thioredoxin family protein, yielding MERLPQLKEDQLIETIGNGKVVLFFTAGWCPDCRFIKPAMPEIGQDFSDYTFYEVDRDENIDLAAELNVFGIPSFIVFNNGKEIGRFVNKDRKTKQQVEDFLNNLK